The genomic window CTGGACAAGCTCAAGGTGGTGCGCGCCGAAGGCTCGGTGACCAATCTGCGTGATCGCCGGCATGATCTGTATCAGGTGACGATGCGCAACAAGGGCGGCATGGCCGACAGCTGAGTGGGCTGCATAACCAGCTCTTTGCCAATGACTAGCAATGGGCTGGCAAAAGGAAAAAGGCGTGGCGCCGGCGCCGCGCCTTTTTTGTGGACGCCGCTGCGCGGTCAGCGCGGCGGGTCGACGATACCGCCCAGACTGTTGTTAACCCGGTACCAGCCGGCCAGACTCAGGCGTTCGCGCTGTGCCGGCAGGACTTCGTGGGGAAAGCGGTCGCTGAGAAAGACCACCAGGGTGCCATAGCAGGGTTGAACCCGCTCGATGGGCGTTTGCGCCGCTTCATCGGCATAGATCAGCAGTTCACCGCCGTTACCGGGTTGCCAGTCGGGATTCAGGTAGTAGACGGTCGAGAGTACACGGTTGGTGCGTCCCTGGAAGGCATCCAGATGGCGGCGGTAAAAGGCCCCTTGTGGATAACGCGAGAAGTGGCACTCGTAGTCAAACAGCCCCATCATCAGGCGTCGGTTGATACCGATGCGCAGTTCTTCCATCCAGGCCAGATAGGCGGATTCCTCGGGCCTTGAGGCCGACAGCCAGCGAATCTGGTCGCCGCGTACCTGGCGGTTAAGCTGGTGTTCCTGATCCCGGCCTATGCCGGCGCGTCTGAAATCTTCCTGCTCCAGATCCTGCATGTACTGGTACATGCGGTCGGTCAGCCAGCCTGGCAGTGCCTGTGGATAAATG from Marinobacterium aestuarii includes these protein-coding regions:
- a CDS encoding 2OG-Fe(II) oxygenase encodes the protein MSTYLNAIVLPDNTLLLDRIADDLATTGYCIYPQALPGWLTDRMYQYMQDLEQEDFRRAGIGRDQEHQLNRQVRGDQIRWLSASRPEESAYLAWMEELRIGINRRLMMGLFDYECHFSRYPQGAFYRRHLDAFQGRTNRVLSTVYYLNPDWQPGNGGELLIYADEAAQTPIERVQPCYGTLVVFLSDRFPHEVLPAQRERLSLAGWYRVNNSLGGIVDPPR